The following is a genomic window from Tautonia marina.
CCGGGCCGTCCGGCCATTGAAGCAGGGGGCGAAGGTTGCTCACCTGCAATTCGACGGCGGCTGTTCCTATGCCTTTTTCCGAAAGGCACTGCCCGCGACCCACCTCGACAGCATGGGAGCCAGTTATGCCTCGGGAGAATTCGACACGCGATCCTGGCGGTGAGCCGACGTTCCCGCCCCGATCGCCGATGCCCGGGGCCCGGGCACCGGCTTCCGTCCGGAGGGGAGGTCGGATCAGTTGGCCTTCGTCGGCAAGGGGGCCTCGAGGGTGTCGCCGTTGGGGGTGAAGCCATCGTCCCCGAAGTCGAGGAAAATCGGGTTGGAGACGGCGATCGGCCGATCGTCGGCATGACCGCCCTCCCCGAAGACGGCGCCGAGCGTCGAGTGTTCGCCGATGGTGGCGACGATCACATGCGTATCGGCCTCGATCGCGAGCGGAATCTCCCGATCGAATTTCACCGAGCCGTCGTCGCCGAAGGCGTCGGGAGTGTCGGCCCGGGTGAAGTTCAACGCCTCCGACGCCCGGCCGTTGAGGAAGACCTGGACGCGGTCGATGTCGAACCAGTTCGGGCACTGGACCCGAACGTGGAGCGTGGCCGAGCCTCCGGAAGCCTTCAGGTCGCCTCCAGGGATCGCCTCGGCCCCGTTGGAACGGATGGCAACGTCAAGGAACGGGCCGTTGGTCATGATCACCTGGCCGGATTCGGCGGCGCGGACCATGTCGGCGACGTCGATTTCTTTCGGGTCGTCGGTCGGGCTCTTGAGGTAGTTCCGCAGCCATCCGGAGCCGTGGAGATTGTAGTGGGCGTCGGTATTGACGACGCCGGGGAAGCGGTGCCCCTGGTTGATCATCTGCATCCAGTTGACAATCGTATTGTTATACGATCGTCCATTGCGCTCGATCCGGGCCGGCTCGAAGATGAAGTGCGGCGGGTGGACCTCGATGACGTCGATATGGCCGAACATCCCCCGGAACCCTTGATCGGGCTCGCCGTCGCCGTTGCGGTCGTAGAAGACGTGGCCGAGGTCCGGGTGGTTCAACTGGATCAGCTTGTCGCTGTAGCCGTCCCAGAGGGCCAGGCGCTCGATCTGCATCTCGGGATCGAGATCTCTCATCGGGGCGCCGCCGTCTTGAACGTGCTCACGAAGCACGAGCGGGAAGGCGTTCTGGTGGTTAACGTCGCCGGGAATGCTCGTCAGCTCGATCCCGGTACAGGTGGCCATCAGGTGCTCGGCCCCGAGGGATTGCAGGTGCGGCACGTAGGTCGAGAGGCGATTGTGCTCGGTGCAAGGGGCGAACTCGACGTGCTCGCAAAGCAGGTTGAGCACCCGGCCGAGCTGGCTCGACGAGTTGTCGCCCGAGGGGGTCGAGTGGCTGTGGAAGTCGGAGCTGACCCAGCCGGTCGTATCGACCGATCGCTTCAACGAGGCGGCGAGAGTCGTCTCCTCCCCCCGATCGACGGTCAACTCGGTGAACACCGCGTCATATTCCGGCCCGTAGCTGACGATCACGTCGTACGAGCCGGGCTTCAGCGGGACCGAGAAGGTGCCGTTCTGGGAGTAGTAGAGGTTGCCGACGGCGTGCGTTCCGGTATCGGGTCCGAAGTCGGGGCTCGGGGTCCCGTCCTTGCCGACGAATTGAACCTTGCAGGGAATCGGCTCGCCCTGTTCGCTCGTGATCGTGGCCGCGACCCGGCCCGGCTGGGGCAACGTGGCGAGGTAACGCCTGGGGCCTTGCTCGGTTAGCTCGGTCGTCTGATCTCCCCACGGCGCAACCACCTCGACCTGGTAATCCGACCCGTTGTCGGGCACTCGGGCCGTCAACCGGCCTTCGGCGTCGGTTCGACCGTGGCCAAACAACTCCCCGTCCAGTTCCAGCGTGACATCGGCCCCGGCCACCGGAGCCCCCGAGGAGTCCCGGACCGTCAACGAGGCGGGCACCAGCCGATCGCCGCCGATCGCCGCCGCTTTGACGCCGAACAGGTCGCTCGCCGGGAAGAACCGCCGCGACACCGAGAGCTGTTCGCCGGGCTTCAAGATCACGGCCTCCGGGGCGGCGATCACGTAGCGGAGGGTCGAGAGATGCCCCCGAGTCTCGGCGTCAATGACCAGACGGGCGCTCGAGCCCGATGCCTCGGCCTGGCCCACCTGGACCCCGTAGGCCTGGCCGAAGTGGCGATCCTCGACCCAGAAGAGGGAGGCTCGGCCGTTGGCGGCCTTCTCAAACGTTCGCTCGGCCCGCAAGACGTCGGCCGGATCAATCGTCAGGTCGCGGCCGGTGTCGTTCGTCCAGGTCGTCTCGATGGTGATGGCGTCGGCGTCGTCGGCCAGGGTGTAGCGCAACTCGACCAGGGGGCGGTCGGGCCTCGGCTTCGACAGGAGTTTCAGGGTGATCGACCGGGCGCGGACGAACATCGATGGCCTCGCCTGGTTCGTGCCGTCCACCTCGTTCCGCTCGACGTCGAAGATCTCGGGCTGATCGACCTCAACGCCGGCAAACTGGAAGTCGTTCGTCGGTGAGGCCGCGAAGAGGACCTGAAGCTGGTCGCCCCCCCCTTCGTCTCGCCTCGCCAGGTCAATGATCATGCCGCCGACGTCGCGGACCATCATGTTCGCGTTCCGCATCCGGACCGGCCGGGCGATCACGGCCACAACCCGATCGTTACGCAACACGAAGTCGCCGTAGATGGCGTCGGCCTCCTTACCCGTCGGAGCGTACGCATCCCAGGTCTGAGGAGAGAGGGTGACCAGGTCGGTCCCCCTCGCCTCCGGGGCCAGCATTGCCAGCAAGAGGCCGGCAACGCATCCGTTGCGAAGCAAGATTCTCATGGTATCGTCATCCCTGGAAACTCGAATTGGAAGGCACGGGGAAGGCCTCTGAGCCGGACTCATTGAACGCCCCCATCCCCCCGATCGCTAGCACTTTCTCCGACGTTCTCACCGGTTTCATGAGACATTCATCCCGACGCCAAACCGGGATCTTGCATATCCCGATCAAGAAAGGATAGATTAGCTCTCCGTTCCGATCCCTCCCTCTTGGTCTTCTGAGCCCGAGCCGTGATGGTGCGTATCTGCTGGCTGATGCTGGTGCTGGTCATTGGCGGCGGAACCGTGGTGCTGGCCGGGCCGGCTGACGATCCGACAGCCGTTGGGGACGGTCCGATCGTGGAGAGCCCCCCCGAAAGGGCCGAGGCCGAGGCCGGGGATCTTGGGGGCGAGGTCGAGGCCGAGGCGAAGCGGCCGCCGCTCGGTTTCGACGCCTGGTTGACGCTGGGGCTGACGGCGCTCGTGCTGCTGACCTTGGTCCGAGACTGGGCGCCGCCGGACGTCGTCTTCCTCGGGGCGGCGGTCTTGCTGGCCCTGTTCGGGGTCCTGGAGCCGAGCGAGGCGTTCAGCGGGTTTTCGAATCCGGGGGTCTTGACCGTCGCCGGGATGTTCGTGGTGGCGGCCGGCCTGCGGGAGACGGGGGTCCTCGACGTGATCGGCGATCGCTTGCTCGGCCGGGTCGGGACGTCCGAAGGGGCCCGGGCGAAGCTGGCGGCCCTGGTCGTGCCGAGTTCGGCGGTGATCAACAACACGCCGATCGTGGCGATGCTCTTACCGGTGGTCGTCGACTGGTGCCGTCGGCAGCGGGTGGCGCCGTCTTCGGTCCTGATGCACCTGTCGTTCCTCTCGATCCTCGGCGGCTGCTGCACGTTGATCGGCACGAGCACGAACCTGGTGGTGCACGGCCTCTTGCTCAAGCAAGACGACCCGAACTTGCCGGGCCTCGGGTTCCTGGAACTCGGCTGGGCGGGGATTCCGTGCGCAATGGTCGGGGTGGCGTATCTGCTGTTCATCGCTCCTCGCCTGACCCCGAAGCGCAAGGATGTGTTGCAACAGCTCAGCGAGGCGAGGCGAGAGTACCTCTCGGAACTGATGGTCGCCCCCGGCTGCAAGCTGGTGGGCAAGACGGTCGAGGAGGCCGGCTTGCGGCACCTGCCGGGCCTGTTCCTCATCGAGATCGACCGCGACGGCGAGGCGATCGGCCCGGTCGAGCCCGATGTGGAGCTGCACGCCGGCGACCGCCTGATCTTCACCGGAGACGTTTCGACCATCACCGAGCTGGAAAAGGTCCCCGGCCTGATGCCCGCGGCGCAGCCCGAGTACGAGATCACGGCCGGATCGGGCGTCGATCGGCCCGGCCACCGGCTCTGCGAGGCGGTCCTTAGCTCCGCCTCTCCGCTGGTCAACCGGAGCGTCCGAGAAGCCGGATTCCGGGGGATGTACGATGCGGCCGTCGTCGCCGTCCACCGCAACGGCGAACGCCTGGCGGGGAAGGTCGGCGATATCGTCCTGCGCCCCGGAGACACCCTCTTGCTCCAGGTCGGCCCCGACTTCAGCCGGGCCTTCCGAGACCACCGGGACTTCTACCTCATCTCCGAGGTCGAAGGGTCGACCAGCCCCCGGCACCTCCGCGCCCCGGTCGCGGCCATTCTGACCGCCTTGATGGTTCTGGCGATCGCCTCGAACCTGGTCGAGCCGGCCGTGGCGGCCCTGCTCGCCGGGGGGTTGATGGTCGCCACCCGATGCCTCGGCCGACCCGAGGCCCTGCGGTCGGTCGAGTGGCCCGTCTTGCTGGCGATCGCTTCCTCGCTCGGCCTGGCCGCGGCGATGGACAAGACCGGAGCCGCCGCCGCCGGGGCCGAGCTGCTCGTCGCCGTCACCCGATCCCTCG
Proteins encoded in this region:
- a CDS encoding CehA/McbA family metallohydrolase, with amino-acid sequence MRILLRNGCVAGLLLAMLAPEARGTDLVTLSPQTWDAYAPTGKEADAIYGDFVLRNDRVVAVIARPVRMRNANMMVRDVGGMIIDLARRDEGGGDQLQVLFAASPTNDFQFAGVEVDQPEIFDVERNEVDGTNQARPSMFVRARSITLKLLSKPRPDRPLVELRYTLADDADAITIETTWTNDTGRDLTIDPADVLRAERTFEKAANGRASLFWVEDRHFGQAYGVQVGQAEASGSSARLVIDAETRGHLSTLRYVIAAPEAVILKPGEQLSVSRRFFPASDLFGVKAAAIGGDRLVPASLTVRDSSGAPVAGADVTLELDGELFGHGRTDAEGRLTARVPDNGSDYQVEVVAPWGDQTTELTEQGPRRYLATLPQPGRVAATITSEQGEPIPCKVQFVGKDGTPSPDFGPDTGTHAVGNLYYSQNGTFSVPLKPGSYDVIVSYGPEYDAVFTELTVDRGEETTLAASLKRSVDTTGWVSSDFHSHSTPSGDNSSSQLGRVLNLLCEHVEFAPCTEHNRLSTYVPHLQSLGAEHLMATCTGIELTSIPGDVNHQNAFPLVLREHVQDGGAPMRDLDPEMQIERLALWDGYSDKLIQLNHPDLGHVFYDRNGDGEPDQGFRGMFGHIDVIEVHPPHFIFEPARIERNGRSYNNTIVNWMQMINQGHRFPGVVNTDAHYNLHGSGWLRNYLKSPTDDPKEIDVADMVRAAESGQVIMTNGPFLDVAIRSNGAEAIPGGDLKASGGSATLHVRVQCPNWFDIDRVQVFLNGRASEALNFTRADTPDAFGDDGSVKFDREIPLAIEADTHVIVATIGEHSTLGAVFGEGGHADDRPIAVSNPIFLDFGDDGFTPNGDTLEAPLPTKAN
- a CDS encoding SLC13 family permease, translating into MVRICWLMLVLVIGGGTVVLAGPADDPTAVGDGPIVESPPERAEAEAGDLGGEVEAEAKRPPLGFDAWLTLGLTALVLLTLVRDWAPPDVVFLGAAVLLALFGVLEPSEAFSGFSNPGVLTVAGMFVVAAGLRETGVLDVIGDRLLGRVGTSEGARAKLAALVVPSSAVINNTPIVAMLLPVVVDWCRRQRVAPSSVLMHLSFLSILGGCCTLIGTSTNLVVHGLLLKQDDPNLPGLGFLELGWAGIPCAMVGVAYLLFIAPRLTPKRKDVLQQLSEARREYLSELMVAPGCKLVGKTVEEAGLRHLPGLFLIEIDRDGEAIGPVEPDVELHAGDRLIFTGDVSTITELEKVPGLMPAAQPEYEITAGSGVDRPGHRLCEAVLSSASPLVNRSVREAGFRGMYDAAVVAVHRNGERLAGKVGDIVLRPGDTLLLQVGPDFSRAFRDHRDFYLISEVEGSTSPRHLRAPVAAILTALMVLAIASNLVEPAVAALLAGGLMVATRCLGRPEALRSVEWPVLLAIASSLGLAAAMDKTGAAAAGAELLVAVTRSLGPIAALAALYLGTMLLNELVTNNAAAALSFPLALETARTLGAESRPFIIAITLAASFAFASPIGYQTHMMVYGPGGYRYGDFLRVGLPLNLLLWVTAIIIVPIIWPL